One window of Streptomyces sp. SUK 48 genomic DNA carries:
- a CDS encoding response regulator transcription factor, whose protein sequence is MCAHVLVAEDDEKQAELIRRSLLAEGHTATVVHDGGAALETARRLRPDLLVLDLMLPVLDGFGVCRGLRGEDGELDVPVVILTARSGEDDVLLGLELGADDYLTKPYSPRELMARVRTVLRRSGRAAGARGDDPAVRAAGLSVDPVRHEVRCEGLPVDVTPAEFQILLAMAAEPERVFTRRQLLQCTRGFDRSSTERAVDVHIMNLRRKIEADSRRPVRLLTVFGVGYKLSGRP, encoded by the coding sequence GTGTGCGCACATGTGCTGGTCGCCGAGGACGACGAGAAGCAGGCCGAACTGATCCGCCGCTCCCTGCTGGCCGAGGGACACACCGCGACGGTGGTGCACGACGGCGGGGCCGCGCTCGAAACGGCCCGCCGGCTGCGGCCCGACCTCCTCGTCCTCGATCTGATGCTGCCGGTCCTGGACGGCTTCGGCGTCTGCCGCGGACTGCGCGGCGAGGACGGTGAGCTGGACGTCCCCGTGGTGATACTCACCGCCCGCTCCGGCGAGGACGACGTGCTGCTCGGCCTCGAACTGGGCGCCGACGACTACCTCACCAAGCCGTACAGCCCGCGCGAACTGATGGCCCGCGTCCGCACGGTGCTGCGACGCAGCGGCCGGGCCGCCGGCGCCCGCGGCGACGACCCGGCGGTGCGGGCCGCCGGGCTCAGCGTCGACCCGGTACGGCACGAGGTGCGCTGCGAGGGACTGCCGGTGGACGTCACCCCGGCCGAGTTCCAGATCCTGCTGGCGATGGCGGCCGAACCGGAGCGGGTGTTCACCCGGCGCCAACTCCTCCAGTGCACCCGGGGGTTCGACCGGTCCTCCACCGAACGGGCCGTCGACGTCCACATCATGAACCTGCGCCGCAAGATAGAGGCCGACTCCCGGCGTCCGGTACGGCTGCTCACCGTGTTCGGCGTCGGCTACAAGCTCAGCGGCCGGCCGTGA
- a CDS encoding LysR family transcriptional regulator ArgP: MDLPLDQVRTLLAVVDEGTFDAAAAALHVTPSAVSQRVKALEQRTGRVLLQRTKPVRPTESGAVLVRYARQLARLERDAWGELGLSGAGEPTRVSVAVNADSLATWFLPALGRVPGLCFELRREDEGHTAVLLREGLVMAAVTSSPDPVPGCTARPLGRMRYLPVAEPEFARARIAGRPLPDALATEPVIVFDRKDDFQDGYVRRLGGASAAPLRHYVPTSEGFLDAVASGLGWGMVPEVQARPLLADGRLSLLAPGAWMDVTLYWQQWKLDSPALAALAEAVTATAAETLRD, from the coding sequence ATGGATCTTCCCCTGGACCAGGTGCGGACGCTGCTCGCGGTGGTGGACGAGGGCACCTTCGACGCGGCGGCCGCCGCCCTGCATGTGACGCCGTCGGCGGTGAGCCAGCGGGTCAAGGCCCTCGAGCAGCGCACCGGGCGGGTGCTGCTCCAGCGCACCAAGCCGGTCCGGCCCACGGAGTCGGGCGCGGTGCTGGTGCGCTACGCCCGTCAGCTCGCCCGGCTGGAGCGGGACGCCTGGGGCGAATTGGGGCTCAGCGGCGCCGGGGAGCCCACCCGGGTGTCGGTCGCGGTGAACGCGGACTCGCTGGCGACCTGGTTCCTGCCCGCGCTCGGCCGGGTGCCGGGGCTCTGCTTCGAGCTGCGCCGCGAGGACGAGGGGCATACGGCGGTCCTGCTGCGCGAGGGCCTGGTGATGGCGGCGGTGACCTCCTCGCCGGACCCGGTGCCCGGCTGCACGGCGCGTCCGCTCGGCCGGATGCGCTATCTCCCGGTCGCGGAACCGGAGTTCGCCCGCGCCCGGATCGCCGGCCGCCCCCTGCCGGACGCCCTCGCCACGGAGCCCGTGATCGTCTTCGACCGCAAGGACGACTTCCAGGACGGCTACGTCCGCCGATTGGGCGGCGCCTCGGCCGCCCCGCTGCGCCATTACGTGCCCACCTCGGAGGGCTTCCTCGACGCCGTCGCCTCGGGCCTCGGCTGGGGCATGGTCCCGGAGGTCCAGGCCCGCCCCCTGCTGGCCGACGGCCGGCTGTCCCTGCTCGCGCCCGGCGCGTGGATGGACGTCACCCTGTACTGGCAGCAGTGGAAGCTCGACTCCCCCGCGCTGGCCGCGCTGGCGGAGGCGGTGACGGCGACCGCGGCGGAGACGCTGCGCGACTGA
- a CDS encoding L,D-transpeptidase family protein has product MINRRTALPLLASPLLLTGCGGSGGEAGHRARPTRPAPASGTTSQAEQAPHAIPGLGPTRTAAIPEQCTQAVVATGRGPDSPQCTVVLHQRTADGWQAGPSWPAHNALKGWSAHHMLGDLRSPLGVYTLSDAGGLLPDPGSRLPYHESAGFHSPGTGFEGEPLDGCFDYVIAINYNRKPGTSPLDWTRPLGPRRGGGVWLHVDHGGPTHGCVSVAKAHMKDLLRTLDPARHPVVAMGYADWLAA; this is encoded by the coding sequence ATGATCAACCGCAGAACCGCTCTTCCCCTCCTCGCCTCCCCGCTGCTGCTCACCGGCTGCGGCGGGAGCGGCGGGGAGGCCGGGCACCGGGCGCGGCCCACCCGGCCCGCGCCCGCGTCCGGCACCACCTCGCAGGCCGAACAGGCCCCCCACGCGATACCCGGGCTCGGCCCCACCAGGACGGCGGCGATACCGGAGCAGTGCACCCAGGCCGTCGTCGCCACCGGGCGCGGCCCCGACTCCCCGCAGTGCACGGTCGTCCTGCACCAGCGCACCGCCGACGGCTGGCAGGCGGGCCCGAGCTGGCCCGCGCACAACGCGCTCAAGGGCTGGAGCGCCCACCACATGCTGGGCGACCTGCGCTCCCCGCTCGGCGTGTACACCCTCTCCGACGCCGGAGGACTGCTGCCCGACCCCGGCAGCAGACTGCCGTACCACGAGTCCGCCGGATTCCACTCGCCCGGCACCGGTTTCGAGGGCGAACCCCTGGACGGCTGCTTCGACTACGTCATCGCCATAAACTACAACCGCAAGCCCGGCACCTCCCCGCTGGACTGGACCCGCCCCCTCGGCCCCCGGCGCGGCGGGGGAGTCTGGCTGCACGTCGACCACGGCGGCCCCACCCACGGCTGCGTCAGCGTCGCCAAGGCGCACATGAAGGACCTGCTGCGCACCCTCGACCCGGCCCGGCACCCGGTCGTCGCGATGGGGTACGCCGACTGGCTCGCGGCCTGA
- a CDS encoding M1 family metallopeptidase, protein MTSPRRQPARRRTTVLGRRAVLATVPVAVAALVGAAGPAGAGTIGAAGAGDPYFPLSGNGGYHVRHYDLTLRYQKDGRLDGTAVLSARATQPLTRFDLDFKGLTVGGVKVDRGAAGVKRSGQELVVTPRHALRAGQDFTVTVTYHGTPKPVTDPDGSADGWIATDDGAFVANEPQGAMTWFPGNAHPKDKSSYDFTLTVPKGRTAVANGNLLGQRTVGNETTFRWRETRPMAAYLATATIGTFQVRQYTTRDGIRVYDAVDPREAKAAAPVLKQLPSVLEWESKLFGPYPFTSAGSIVDHAKVGYALETQTRPLYDSAPDILTLVHESAHQWFGDSVSLTSWKDIWLNEGFATYAEWLYSEQHGGASAQHTFDELDARPAGNELWAYPPGDPGSGENIFGTPVYDRGAMALHELRKAVGDRTFFAILRAWAAEHRDGHGTTAQFVRLAEKKSQKPLDSLFHTWLFTKGKPNRA, encoded by the coding sequence GTGACGTCACCCCGCAGACAGCCCGCCCGCCGCCGTACCACGGTCCTCGGCCGCCGGGCGGTGCTCGCCACCGTGCCCGTCGCCGTGGCCGCGCTCGTCGGTGCCGCCGGACCGGCCGGCGCGGGCACCATCGGCGCGGCCGGCGCGGGCGACCCCTACTTCCCGCTCAGCGGCAACGGCGGCTACCACGTGCGCCACTACGACCTGACGCTGCGCTACCAGAAGGACGGCCGCCTGGACGGCACCGCGGTCCTCAGCGCCCGCGCCACCCAGCCGCTCACCCGCTTCGACCTCGACTTCAAGGGACTGACGGTCGGCGGCGTCAAGGTCGACCGCGGCGCCGCGGGCGTCAAGCGCTCCGGGCAGGAACTCGTCGTCACCCCGCGCCACGCCCTGCGCGCGGGCCAGGACTTCACGGTCACCGTCACCTATCACGGCACGCCCAAGCCGGTCACCGACCCCGACGGCTCGGCGGACGGCTGGATCGCCACCGACGACGGCGCGTTCGTCGCCAATGAGCCCCAGGGCGCCATGACCTGGTTCCCGGGGAACGCCCACCCCAAGGACAAGTCGTCGTACGACTTCACCCTCACCGTGCCCAAGGGCCGCACCGCCGTCGCCAACGGGAACCTGCTCGGACAGCGCACCGTCGGGAACGAGACCACCTTCCGCTGGCGCGAGACCCGGCCCATGGCCGCCTACCTGGCCACCGCCACCATCGGCACCTTCCAGGTCAGGCAGTACACCACCCGCGACGGCATCCGGGTCTACGACGCCGTCGACCCGCGTGAGGCCAAGGCCGCGGCCCCGGTGCTCAAGCAACTGCCGTCGGTCCTGGAGTGGGAGAGCAAGCTCTTCGGGCCCTACCCGTTCACGTCGGCCGGCTCCATCGTGGACCACGCGAAGGTCGGCTACGCCCTGGAGACGCAGACCCGCCCGCTCTACGACTCCGCGCCCGACATCCTCACCCTGGTGCACGAGAGCGCCCACCAGTGGTTCGGCGACTCGGTGTCGCTGACCTCCTGGAAGGACATCTGGCTGAACGAGGGCTTCGCGACCTACGCGGAGTGGCTCTACTCCGAGCAGCACGGCGGCGCGAGCGCCCAGCACACCTTCGACGAGCTCGACGCCCGCCCGGCGGGCAACGAGCTGTGGGCCTACCCGCCCGGCGACCCGGGCAGCGGCGAGAACATCTTCGGCACGCCCGTCTACGACCGCGGCGCGATGGCCCTGCACGAGCTGCGCAAGGCGGTCGGGGACCGGACGTTCTTCGCGATCCTGCGCGCCTGGGCCGCCGAGCACCGGGACGGACACGGCACCACCGCGCAGTTCGTCCGGCTCGCCGAGAAGAAGTCCCAGAAGCCGCTGGACTCCCTCTTCCACACCTGGCTGTTCACGAAGGGCAAGCCGAACCGGGCCTGA
- a CDS encoding DUF488 family protein — protein MSVRVRRIYEPPEPDDGLRVLVDRLWPRGVTKEAAHVDEWPKGLTPSAKLRTWYHGGGSYEGFRALYEAELAAPEAAELLDGLRESVRAGPVTLLTARKLPERSHAQVLLELLGCADG, from the coding sequence ATGAGCGTGCGCGTGCGCCGGATCTATGAACCGCCCGAGCCCGACGACGGGCTGCGGGTGCTGGTCGACCGGCTGTGGCCGCGGGGCGTGACCAAGGAGGCCGCGCACGTGGACGAGTGGCCCAAGGGGCTCACCCCCTCGGCGAAGCTGCGCACCTGGTACCACGGCGGCGGGTCGTACGAGGGCTTCCGCGCCCTGTACGAGGCGGAACTGGCCGCCCCCGAGGCCGCCGAGCTGCTCGACGGCCTGCGGGAGTCGGTCCGCGCGGGCCCGGTGACCCTGCTGACGGCGCGCAAGCTGCCGGAGCGCAGCCACGCCCAGGTGCTCCTGGAGCTGCTCGGGTGCGCCGACGGCTAG
- a CDS encoding WhiB family transcriptional regulator: MENWREQAACRHEDPDLFFPIGSTGPAQVQAEQAKMVCEGCPVREQCLDWALDTGQGIGVWGGTTEVERRRLRRRARSHSRSG, translated from the coding sequence ATGGAGAACTGGCGCGAACAGGCCGCATGCCGTCACGAGGACCCCGATCTGTTCTTCCCCATCGGCAGTACCGGGCCCGCGCAGGTGCAGGCCGAGCAGGCCAAGATGGTGTGCGAGGGGTGCCCGGTCCGAGAGCAGTGCCTCGACTGGGCGTTGGACACCGGTCAAGGCATCGGCGTCTGGGGCGGCACCACCGAGGTGGAGCGCCGCAGGCTGCGCCGCCGGGCCCGCTCCCACTCGCGTTCGGGCTGA
- a CDS encoding MBL fold metallo-hydrolase codes for MRAEVHQVADGTYLVHGNNVNWVILKDGDALTLIDTGYPGDRPGILESLAAVGGSPEAVSAVLITHAHNDHLGSAEYLRSTYGTPVYLHPAEVPHARREFLHQATLGDVVRNVWRPGMLPWAAHVIKVGGMEHNPVTAPEPFPGAGALDLPGRPVPVHTPGHTDGHCVYHLPETGIVISGDALVSGHAVSWTKGPQLLPGFFDHDRARVVASLDLIAGLDGDTLLPGHGPVHRGAVRAAAEQARDRATGKSRTSKAG; via the coding sequence ATGCGGGCAGAGGTACACCAAGTCGCCGACGGCACCTACCTGGTGCACGGCAACAACGTCAACTGGGTGATCCTGAAGGACGGGGACGCCCTCACCCTGATCGACACCGGGTATCCCGGGGACCGGCCGGGAATCCTGGAGTCCCTCGCCGCGGTGGGCGGTTCACCGGAGGCGGTCTCCGCCGTGCTGATCACCCACGCGCACAACGACCATCTGGGCTCGGCCGAGTACCTGCGCTCGACGTACGGCACGCCGGTCTACCTCCACCCGGCCGAAGTCCCGCACGCCCGGCGGGAGTTCCTGCACCAGGCCACCCTCGGCGACGTCGTCCGCAACGTCTGGCGGCCGGGCATGCTGCCGTGGGCCGCGCATGTCATCAAGGTGGGCGGCATGGAGCACAACCCGGTCACCGCGCCGGAGCCGTTCCCCGGAGCGGGCGCGCTCGACCTGCCGGGCCGCCCGGTGCCCGTGCACACCCCCGGCCACACCGACGGGCACTGCGTCTACCACCTGCCGGAGACCGGCATCGTGATCTCCGGGGACGCCCTGGTCAGCGGGCACGCCGTGTCCTGGACCAAGGGGCCGCAACTGCTGCCCGGCTTCTTCGACCACGACCGCGCCCGGGTCGTGGCCTCCCTCGACCTGATCGCCGGGCTCGACGGCGACACCCTGCTGCCCGGCCACGGACCGGTCCACCGGGGCGCGGTGCGCGCCGCCGCCGAACAGGCCCGGGACCGGGCCACCGGTAAGTCCCGCACGTCCAAGGCGGGTTGA
- a CDS encoding HAMP domain-containing sensor histidine kinase, whose product MRSRPGRGSGGRGARRRIPLRKRLLVRLLSVSALIAVCSVAATAWLAVTTTTSALKEEQGQDLAADNSILAQLSGYAATHSDWSGVQRSVRDLAARTGRRIALTTPDRTLVADSAPRGTPLPPRPAAGVDPLRTDTYSETGAQLSGIDPRAVGPYRLPAKERAALESLAARDRRCYARYGLRTTVRATPSGRPVLAGGDGADPSGYGVAGCGTEGLDAPTPTETRALDTLSQLARPCLRQAGLDAGGGPLFLAYDPGAKDHFGGGPLLAKVAGKDREATVRSAQTCVLGARRAQLEPYVAPAADLFLGIGDQNPSRFDMSPANKSKVVSAAGLVLAVTVAVTAAVAIRLVRPLRALTEAAQAPPERHVRVPVTTRDETGILAEAFNELTERRERLEAQRKAMVSDIAHELRSPLTNIRGWLEVMRDGVVEPDPGLLDSLHEEALVLQRIIDDLQDLAAADAGTLRLHREPLPAGELLGQVAAAHRVAADAAGVALVTGADPALWLDADPVRMRQVLGNLVSNALRHTPADGTVTLTARRDGTDAVLTVADTGSGIAAEDLPQVFERFWRAEKSRSRRTGGSGLGLPIVRQLLAAHGGTAHATSESGEGAVFTLRLPATPAPGEEPWGSRPRSREPPCRVQPEREWERARRRSLRRSTSVVPPQTPMP is encoded by the coding sequence GTGAGGTCCCGGCCGGGGCGGGGGAGCGGGGGCCGGGGCGCCCGGCGCCGGATACCGCTGCGCAAGCGGCTGCTGGTCCGGCTGCTGTCCGTCTCCGCGCTGATCGCCGTCTGCTCGGTGGCGGCCACCGCCTGGCTCGCGGTGACCACCACCACCAGCGCCCTCAAGGAGGAACAGGGCCAGGACCTCGCCGCCGACAACAGCATCCTCGCCCAGCTCAGCGGGTACGCGGCCACCCACTCCGACTGGTCCGGCGTCCAGCGGTCCGTGCGCGACCTGGCGGCGCGGACCGGGCGGCGGATCGCGCTCACCACCCCCGACCGCACCCTCGTCGCCGACTCCGCGCCGCGCGGCACCCCGCTGCCGCCCCGGCCCGCCGCCGGCGTGGACCCGCTGCGCACCGACACCTACAGCGAGACCGGCGCCCAGCTCAGCGGCATCGACCCGCGCGCCGTCGGCCCCTACCGGCTGCCCGCGAAGGAACGCGCCGCACTGGAGTCGCTGGCCGCCCGGGACCGGCGATGCTATGCCCGCTACGGCCTGCGGACCACGGTGCGGGCAACGCCCAGCGGACGCCCCGTGCTCGCCGGCGGCGACGGCGCCGACCCGTCCGGCTACGGCGTGGCGGGGTGCGGGACCGAGGGGCTCGACGCCCCGACGCCCACCGAGACCCGGGCCCTGGACACGCTGTCCCAGCTCGCCCGCCCCTGTCTGCGGCAGGCGGGCCTGGACGCCGGCGGCGGCCCGCTGTTCCTCGCCTACGACCCGGGGGCCAAGGACCACTTCGGCGGTGGCCCCCTGCTCGCCAAGGTCGCGGGCAAGGACCGGGAGGCCACTGTGCGTTCGGCCCAGACCTGTGTGCTCGGCGCGCGCCGCGCCCAGCTGGAGCCCTATGTCGCCCCGGCCGCCGACCTGTTCCTCGGCATCGGCGACCAGAACCCGTCCCGCTTCGACATGTCACCGGCGAACAAGTCCAAGGTGGTGTCCGCGGCCGGGCTGGTCCTCGCCGTCACCGTCGCGGTGACCGCCGCCGTCGCCATCCGGCTGGTACGGCCGCTGCGCGCGCTGACCGAGGCCGCGCAGGCGCCGCCCGAGCGGCATGTCCGGGTGCCCGTGACCACCCGGGACGAGACCGGCATCCTCGCGGAGGCGTTCAACGAACTCACCGAGCGCCGCGAACGCCTGGAGGCCCAGCGCAAGGCCATGGTCAGCGACATCGCGCACGAACTGCGCAGCCCGCTCACCAACATCCGGGGCTGGCTTGAGGTGATGCGCGACGGCGTGGTCGAACCGGATCCGGGCCTGCTGGACTCCCTGCACGAGGAGGCGCTCGTCCTCCAGCGGATCATCGACGATCTCCAGGACCTGGCCGCCGCCGACGCGGGCACCCTGCGCCTGCACCGCGAACCGCTGCCCGCGGGCGAACTGCTGGGCCAGGTCGCCGCCGCCCACCGGGTGGCCGCCGACGCGGCCGGGGTCGCGCTGGTGACCGGGGCCGACCCGGCGCTCTGGCTGGACGCCGACCCGGTACGGATGCGGCAGGTGCTCGGCAACCTCGTCTCCAACGCGCTGCGGCACACCCCGGCCGACGGCACGGTCACCCTGACGGCCCGCCGGGACGGCACCGACGCCGTGCTCACCGTCGCCGACACCGGCTCGGGCATCGCCGCCGAGGATCTGCCGCAGGTCTTCGAACGGTTCTGGCGGGCCGAGAAGTCGCGCAGCCGCCGCACCGGAGGCAGTGGTCTCGGGCTCCCGATCGTCCGCCAGCTGCTGGCCGCGCACGGGGGTACGGCGCATGCCACCAGCGAGTCCGGAGAGGGCGCGGTGTTCACCCTGCGGCTGCCGGCCACGCCGGCACCGGGGGAGGAGCCGTGGGGGAGCCGACCGAGAAGTCGTGAGCCACCGTGCCGGGTTCAGCCCGAACGCGAGTGGGAGCGGGCCCGGCGGCGCAGCCTGCGGCGCTCCACCTCGGTGGTGCCGCCCCAGACGCCGATGCCTTGA
- a CDS encoding alpha-ketoglutarate-dependent dioxygenase AlkB: MATHLQGSLFDQTDELRPGPLRGLRRTVLGAGAWIDVLPGWLTGADALFERLAAEVPWRAERRKMYDNVVAVPRLLAFYGAADPLPHPVLDEARAALSRHYARELGEPFTTAGLCYYRDGRDSVAWHGDRSGKGAREDTMVAILSVGEPRDLLLRPAGGGGPVVRRPLGHGDLIVMGGACQRTWEHCVPKTARAAGPRISVQFRPHGVR, from the coding sequence ATGGCCACGCACCTCCAGGGCTCCCTGTTCGACCAGACCGACGAGCTGCGCCCGGGCCCCCTGCGCGGACTGCGCCGGACCGTGCTCGGCGCCGGCGCCTGGATCGACGTGCTGCCCGGCTGGCTGACCGGCGCGGACGCCCTGTTCGAACGGCTCGCGGCGGAGGTCCCCTGGCGCGCCGAGCGGCGGAAGATGTACGACAACGTCGTCGCCGTACCCCGCCTGCTGGCCTTCTACGGCGCCGCGGACCCCCTCCCCCACCCCGTCCTGGACGAGGCCCGCGCCGCCCTGTCCCGGCACTACGCGAGGGAGCTGGGCGAGCCGTTCACCACCGCCGGGCTGTGCTACTACCGCGACGGCCGGGACAGCGTGGCCTGGCACGGCGACCGGTCCGGGAAGGGCGCCCGCGAGGACACCATGGTCGCGATCCTCTCCGTGGGCGAGCCCCGCGATCTGCTGCTGCGCCCGGCGGGCGGGGGCGGCCCGGTGGTACGGCGGCCGCTCGGGCACGGCGATCTGATCGTGATGGGCGGGGCCTGCCAGCGCACCTGGGAGCACTGCGTGCCCAAGACGGCTCGGGCGGCGGGACCGCGGATCAGCGTGCAGTTCCGCCCGCACGGCGTGCGCTGA
- a CDS encoding TetR/AcrR family transcriptional regulator yields MQESARRVTRRRAETRARLLDAAFGVFAAKGFGRVSIEEVCEAAGYSRGAFYSNFATLDELFFALYQERADLIAAQVADALAEDGPGLDVPAAVDRVTEVLLLDVDWLLVKTDFLVHAARDPEVARVLLGHRARLREAVADRLFRSRGHTGLPAVLGDTAGAAHAVVAAYDGVTTQLLLDKDIEHARSWLKQLLTALLTDGGGRAGHPLDPALTPRPCADPLVTHGFPATY; encoded by the coding sequence ATGCAGGAGTCCGCCAGACGCGTCACCCGGCGCCGGGCCGAGACCCGTGCCCGGCTGCTCGACGCCGCGTTCGGAGTGTTCGCGGCCAAGGGGTTCGGACGGGTCTCCATCGAGGAGGTCTGCGAGGCGGCCGGGTACAGCCGGGGCGCCTTCTACTCGAACTTCGCCACCCTGGACGAGCTGTTCTTCGCCCTCTACCAGGAGCGCGCCGACCTCATCGCCGCCCAGGTCGCGGACGCCCTCGCCGAGGACGGCCCCGGCCTCGACGTACCGGCCGCCGTGGACCGCGTCACCGAGGTGCTGCTGCTCGACGTGGACTGGCTGCTGGTGAAGACCGACTTCCTGGTGCACGCGGCCCGCGACCCGGAGGTCGCCCGTGTCCTGCTCGGCCACCGCGCCCGGCTCCGGGAGGCCGTCGCCGACCGCCTCTTCCGGTCCCGGGGCCACACCGGACTCCCCGCCGTGCTCGGTGACACGGCCGGCGCCGCGCACGCCGTGGTCGCGGCCTACGACGGCGTCACCACCCAGCTGCTGCTGGACAAGGACATCGAGCACGCGCGGAGCTGGCTCAAGCAGCTGCTCACCGCGCTGCTCACGGACGGCGGCGGGCGCGCCGGCCACCCCCTCGACCCCGCGCTGACCCCTCGGCCATGCGCTGACCCCTTGGTCACGCACGGATTCCCGGCCACGTACTGA
- a CDS encoding FAD-binding dehydrogenase, translated as MDADVIVVGAGLAGLVAAHELTSRGRRVALVDQENAANLGGQAYWSFGGLFLVDSPEQRRIGVKDSFELAWSDWRGSARFDRIEDEDSWAVRWARAYVEFAAGEKRSWLQGHGIELLPTVGWAERGDLRADGHGNSVPRFHIAWGTGTGVVEPFVRHARQAARDGLLTFHHRHQVDDLVIEDGTARGVRGTVLAPDDAPRGVASSRERVGDFELTAQAVVVTTGGIGANHDIVRRYWPERLGTPPAEMVTGVPAHVDGRMLDISAAAGVRLVNRDRMWHYTEGLQNWNPVWPGHGIRILPGPSAVWLDALGRRLPDPCLPGYDTLGTLKYLRTTEDIAGYDHSWFLLTRKIIEKEFALSGSEQNPDITAKDRKAVVRSRLVGKGAPAPVRAFLDKGADFVTADSLERLVEKMNALTGQPLLDAAGVRRQIEARDLQMTNPYSKDSQVQGIRNARRYLGDRLGRVAAPHRLLDPAAGPLIGVRMRVLTRKTLGGIQTDLDSRALGADGTPIEGLYAAGEVAGFGGGGVHGYNSLEGTFLGGCLFSGRAAGRHAARHTG; from the coding sequence ATGGACGCGGACGTCATCGTCGTCGGAGCGGGCCTCGCCGGCCTGGTCGCGGCTCATGAACTCACCAGCCGGGGACGCCGGGTGGCCCTGGTCGACCAGGAGAACGCCGCCAACCTCGGCGGCCAGGCGTACTGGTCCTTCGGCGGCCTCTTCCTCGTGGACTCGCCCGAACAGCGCCGGATCGGCGTCAAGGACTCCTTCGAACTGGCCTGGAGCGACTGGCGCGGCAGCGCGCGGTTCGACCGGATCGAGGACGAGGACTCCTGGGCGGTGCGCTGGGCCCGCGCCTATGTGGAGTTCGCGGCCGGCGAGAAGCGGTCCTGGCTCCAGGGGCACGGCATCGAGCTGCTGCCCACCGTCGGCTGGGCCGAGCGCGGCGACCTCAGGGCCGACGGGCACGGCAACTCCGTGCCCCGCTTCCACATCGCCTGGGGCACCGGCACCGGAGTCGTCGAACCCTTCGTCCGCCACGCCCGGCAGGCCGCCCGGGACGGACTGCTGACCTTCCACCACCGCCACCAGGTGGACGACCTGGTCATCGAGGACGGCACCGCCCGCGGTGTGCGCGGCACGGTGCTCGCCCCCGACGACGCCCCGCGCGGCGTCGCCTCCAGCCGCGAGCGCGTCGGCGACTTCGAACTCACCGCCCAGGCCGTCGTCGTCACCACCGGCGGCATCGGCGCGAACCACGACATCGTGCGCCGCTACTGGCCCGAGCGGCTCGGCACGCCCCCCGCCGAGATGGTCACCGGCGTCCCCGCCCACGTGGACGGCCGGATGCTCGACATCAGCGCGGCGGCGGGCGTCCGCCTGGTCAACCGGGACCGGATGTGGCACTACACGGAGGGCCTCCAGAACTGGAACCCGGTCTGGCCCGGCCACGGCATCCGCATCCTGCCCGGCCCCTCCGCCGTCTGGCTGGACGCCCTCGGCCGCCGGCTGCCCGACCCCTGCCTGCCCGGGTACGACACCCTCGGCACGCTCAAGTACCTGCGCACCACCGAGGACATCGCGGGCTACGACCACTCCTGGTTCCTCCTCACCCGGAAGATCATCGAGAAGGAGTTCGCGCTCTCCGGCTCCGAGCAGAACCCCGACATCACCGCCAAGGACCGCAAGGCCGTGGTGCGCAGCCGGCTCGTCGGCAAGGGCGCGCCGGCGCCGGTGCGGGCGTTCCTCGACAAGGGCGCCGACTTCGTCACCGCGGACAGCCTGGAGCGGCTGGTCGAGAAGATGAACGCTCTCACCGGGCAGCCGCTGCTGGACGCGGCCGGGGTGCGCCGCCAGATCGAGGCCCGCGACCTCCAGATGACCAACCCGTACAGCAAGGACTCCCAGGTCCAGGGCATCCGCAACGCCCGCCGCTACCTCGGCGACCGGCTCGGCCGGGTGGCCGCGCCGCACCGCCTCCTGGACCCGGCCGCGGGCCCGCTGATCGGCGTACGGATGCGTGTGCTGACCCGCAAGACGCTCGGCGGCATCCAGACCGACCTCGACTCACGCGCCCTCGGCGCCGACGGGACGCCGATCGAGGGGCTGTACGCGGCCGGCGAGGTGGCCGGGTTCGGCGGCGGCGGGGTGCACGGCTACAACTCCCTGGAGGGCACCTTCCTCGGCGGCTGCCTCTTCTCGGGCCGCGCCGCGGGCCGGCACGCGGCCCGGCACACCGGCTGA